GAGCCCTCCCGTCACATTGCCGAGTTTCGGCCGTCGAGTTCGCACATCGATAGCCATGCCCATGAGCGTATTGATGAGGGAGATGGCATCAGCCCCGGCATCTGCCAATGCTCTGGCAATCTCAGCGACATCCGTGACATTTGGGGAGAGCTTTGGAATGAGTGGCAGCGACGTCACCTGTCGTACACACGCGACCAGTTTGTTGGCTAGCACAGCATTGCAGCCGAAGATCAGGCCGTCGGCTACGTTTGGACAGGAGATGTTCAACTCGATTCCACTGACGCCCTCTTGATCGCTCAGCCGCTTGGCTAGCTCAACGTAATCCTCAATCGACTCGCCGGCGATATTCACAATGACAGGCGGACCCAACGTTCTGAGATAGGGGAGTTTCTCCTCGACGAACGCCTGCACGCCAACATTCTGCAGACCGATGGCGTTCAGCATTCCCGCAGGGGTCTCGACGATCCGGACCGGCGGATTTCCGGCCCGTGGGTGCAGCGTAATGGTCTTAACGACGATGGCTCCCAGGCGTGAGAGATCCAGGAACGGTTCGAACTCCTGAGCATAGCCAAAGGTCCCGGAGGCGGTCACCACAGGGTTCTGCATGGGGATACCAGCGACAGTTACGCGCAGGTCTGGCCGTTTGGTACGACCCACAACAGATTTCACGGTTTCGCACCTCGCGCCTCGCACCCTTCAAATCCCCCCGTGCCCCCCTTTCGTAAAGGGGGGGTGGGGGGTTTTGCACCTCGGACCCCTTGTGCGCGCTCCTTCTCCACGGCTGCCCGGTATCGCTGCTGCAGGTGGTGGGTAACGGGGCCAGGGCTGCCGGTGCCGATCTTGCAGCCGTCAATCGCGATCAAGGGTGTGATCTCCTTCAGGGAGCCGGTCAGGAATGCCTCGTCAACTGCCAGGAGATCGCTGAGGTAAACCGGGGCTTCGCTGACCGTCAGACCCTCTTTCTTAGCCAGCCCGATAATCACATCTCGGGT
The window above is part of the Candidatus Methylomirabilis tolerans genome. Proteins encoded here:
- a CDS encoding dihydroorotate dehydrogenase, whose product is MQNPVVTASGTFGYAQEFEPFLDLSRLGAIVVKTITLHPRAGNPPVRIVETPAGMLNAIGLQNVGVQAFVEEKLPYLRTLGPPVIVNIAGESIEDYVELAKRLSDQEGVSGIELNISCPNVADGLIFGCNAVLANKLVACVRQVTSLPLIPKLSPNVTDVAEIARALADAGADAISLINTLMGMAIDVRTRRPKLGNVTGGLSGPAIRPIAVRMVWEVARAVKLPLIGMGGIMTADDALEFL